A genomic region of Macrobrachium nipponense isolate FS-2020 chromosome 40, ASM1510439v2, whole genome shotgun sequence contains the following coding sequences:
- the LOC135212086 gene encoding isocitrate dehydrogenase [NADP], mitochondrial-like: MSSTLINIGKVALAAVPKQAKIAVPTVLSQRSYSADKRIEVKNPVVELDGDEMTRIIWEKIKEFLIFPYLKIDCKYYDLGLPYRDQTDDQVTIDSAYAIKKYNVGIKCATITPDEQRVEEFKLKKMWLSPNGTIRNILGGTVFREPILCQTIPRLVPGWTQSIIIGRHAHGDQYKATDLVIPESGTVELVYTPAGGQPQRHKVFDFKNGGGVTMAMYNTDESIRAFAHSSFQVAISKGWPLYMSTKNTILKRYDGRFKDIFEEIYQAEYKKDFDAKGIWYEHRLIDDMVAQGLKSSGGFVWACKNYDGDVQSDVVAQGYGSLGLMTSVLMCPDGVTIESEAAHGTVTRHYREHQKGNPTSTNPVASIFAWTRGLEHRAKLDGTPELARFAQSLEQACIDTVDSGSMTKDLAGCIHGLKNVKEGMYLYTNDFLEAIRENLAKKMA; the protein is encoded by the exons ATTCTGCTGACAAGCGTATTGAGGTGAAGAACCCTGTAGTTGAGCTCGATGGCGATGAGATGACCCGTATCATTTGGGAGAAAATTAAGGAGTTCTTAATTTTCCCCTATCTTAAG attGACTGCAAATATTATGACTTGGGCCTGCCATACAGAGACCAAACTGATGACCAGGTAACAATCGACTCCGCTTATGCAATCAAGAAGTACAATGTTGGTATCAAGTGTGCTACCATCACCCCTGATGAACAACGAGTTGAAG AATTTAAGCTCAAGAAGATGTGGCTGAGTCCTAATGGTACAATCCGTAACATCCTTGGTGGCACAGTGTTCCGTGAACCAATCCTCTGCCAGACTATTCCTCGTCTTGTCCCTGGTTGGACTCAGAGCATTATCATTGGCAGGCACGCTCACGGTGATCAGTACAAAGCAACCGATCTTGTTATCCCTGAAAGTGGCACC GTTGAATTAGTTTACACCCCAGCTGGAGGCCAACCTCAGAGGCACAAGGTGTTTGATTTCAAAAACGGCGGTGGTGTCACCATGGCTATGTACAACACAGATGAATCTATCCGTGCATTTGCTCACTCTTCGTTCCAG GTTGCCATAAGTAAGGGATGGCCACTGTATATGTCTACAAAAAATACAATCCTCAAGCGCTATGATGGCCGTTTCAAAGACATCTTTGAGGAAATTTACCAGGCTGAGTATAAG AAAGATTTTGATGCCAAGGGTATTTGGTATGAGCACCGTCTTATTGATGATATGGTGGCCCAGGGCCTGAAATCAAGTGGTGGCTTTGTTTGGGCTTGCAAGAATTATGATGGTGATGTGCAGTCTGATGTTGTTGCTCAAGGTTATG GTTCTCTTGGCTTGATGACTTCTGTTTTGATGTGCCCCGATGGAGTCACAATTGAATCTGAAGCTGCCCATGGAACTGTTACAAGACATTACAGAGAACACCAGAAGGGTAACCCTACCTCTACCAATCCTGTTGCTTCCATCTTCGCCTGGACCCGAGGCCTTGAACACCGTGCTAAACTTGATGGAACTCCTGAACTTGCCAG ATTTGCCCAGAGCTTGGAACAAGCTTGTATCGACACCGTAGATAGTGGCTCGATGACAAAGGATCTTGCTGGATGTATTCATGGTCTGAAGAATGTCAAGGAAGGAATGTATCTCTACACCAATGACTTCCTTGAGGCTATTCGTGAAAACTTAGCTAAAAAGATGGCATAA